TAGAATTGATAccattaacaattttaaaattgcagGCCAAAATCGGAAGATCAAAAAGACAGTGAGAAGCCTAAGCTTCCAAAGCCAGCGATTGGGGAGAACAGTCTCCATACTTCAGTGTTTTCAAATCCGTTTGCTGAGGCGGAACTTGCCAAAGCTGCAATACTTGAAAAACATGTTAAAATGGTATATGTTGACTTTCtattaaacatttattgaatttatcaTGAGAATTCAAGATCTGCATCCTTTACCTTTGGTAGACACTATAGTATGAGCACTCTCAAGTATATCTCTATTAATATCAGATGGAtacatactatattttatataattatcaattatataatgtTGTCATTGTTACGAGGACTATATTACTCCAAATGgctaaattaattgaaatacttcaaaaaatttcaatatcataattcaatttattataataactgctgatgaaataacaaaactacttcttctgggcagtttccgcacgtaagcgcttcgcttgttgtacttgataattaaaaacaaaactacttATCCATTATGATTTATTGCTTactcctttttaatttatgaagtgCACTAACATAATGGctaaattgtttatataatttctatttcatttaaaattggCCTATCAATGTATCCAATATAACATACAATCGTCAAGTACATAGGCCATGAATGTTAAGGTTCCAGGTAAAGACAATACCCAAATGATTAATGGCAAGAAGATATGCTGGAACTACAGAAAAGGGAGATGTCGATTTGGGCACAACTGCAAATATGCTCATGATTCTGATATTCAAAAGACTAATGAAGAATTGGAGGTTGAAAAACAGGTATATTATACTTCATAAAAGTTGTAGGAATTTAGGAAAAAATTCCTGCCAaagtaataactttttatttaggcAGGTTTCTTTTCAATAGTTGTTTTGTTAGGTTTGCATTTACTTGTGAATAACTTATGTTTTAAAGGCtgttctatataaaaaatagttattcatactgaataataataatttcatcttttctctcagttgaagtgtgataaaacactgcataactttAACGTTGTTTACTTTGTGTTATCTATTGACTATTTCATTGTTCTTACTCTATCTACCTATAAATATTGCATATCATTTGATGCAACATATTTGGACGCATAAACAATATTGTACCATCCTTTTACAATGTTTCTtgcaaataactttattattattctctCTATGATAGAACATTAAAGGCCAGTTAGTTTCCTCTCAGgttgttaaaatataactgcACAGTTCCTCATCCTTAAATAGACGTTCTATATATACTAATCTAATTTTTACTAGGGTGGACACCATATTCCttgtaaaaattttgtattgttCTTTTATAGTGTATGCTATTTATATAGCCCAGTCATTTGAAGTGCTTAaagagggagttgtgaaaataaaaggaaaatgcTACTTTGTGACAGTGGCCGTCTTAGATTACACATAATTATATTGTCATCAGAACTATAGACGTGTACCAAATTTCAGATCAATCGGTCCACAGGAATGTGGGTAAAATCTCTGTGGCTAAATTAATCCCAAACAAGATGGTTACAAGGCAagctaaataaaaccttttataatataaagtatacttatataaaataccttGTTTAGGAGCAGCAtagtagttttttaaaaacaacctTGAGCTATTCTGTTGTGCTGAGAAAgtagcttaaaaatattttttgtcttttcAGAAATTTAAATCTGTAGTATGTGAAGGATCTGGTACGATGACATCTGCCCCTCCACCACAGGTTGAGCTTGAAGTCTCCTCGCCAACACATGACGACTTTTGGGAGGGCAAAGCTGGCCAGAAGAAAAAGCGGCCTGGCCTATCTCAAGGTCTCATACCAGGAAAGAAGGTCATTAAAATGTATAAGGAACAAAAGCTCAAtgatattagaaaataaaagtaacaataaaTAGCTGTCCTTTTTATTGCATATCCTATTatgggtatatttttttttatgaaattacaagttagcccttgcctgcaatATCACCTGCGGTTAAGTGATCtagcagtccaagatggtaacaggctaacctgtttagcggcacatctttgtcggtaggttggtaactagcgcCGGTCTTCCAAAATTTAAGttcgctcaccactgcgccgaGGTCTtccaaaatttatttgaaattggaattatAGTAccgatttttaataaaaatttatttacaatatacaaattattGGTATTAAATTCTACTAAAATGCGgcaatatacaacttgtaaataaaaaccgaaataatacttaagaggccttagaggtacattatgttttGTCTCTGTGAAACTTTTCTgtgaaatgcaaaattaaaatcatgtgactccttgTCACTAATtggtactatgcccgtgtctgtgttttatcttcattaaggttgtcataagaaaacagtatgcatccttcaacacgTGTTACCGATTTAAGAAAtagtaattcggttacacgtgtTGTATACTACACCAAAGTCTGTATTggagtatgtatatttttcacgTAGCCTACATACTGTCACAAGCATTCCAGTGGCTTTCTAGCGTAATAtaagtagttataaataaaaaacatgaatgttttttatttataactagctgttgcccgcgacttcggccgcgattaaatttttatttgcccTGAAAACCGGTGTCACGTATATACCTTCACTAgctagcaaataaataaaaattacggcATTTAAGAAGCTATTAATTTGGGTGCATCTAGTTGcagcattaaaattaaatgttgacATAGGTAAGAAGCTATTATTCTTAATTAGCATTAAAATTGATTGTATTTTCACATTTAAGAAGCTACTCTTCTTTGGGTAGGTCTAGCTagcaataaattaaatgtaataaaaaaacacaatatctTAAGGCGCACATTGTCTTTATTCAAGGAACTAGTGCTAAAGgtaaaaacatgcaattttgAGATTTACGTccaaaaaatatgaaacatttaagtagtgttttttttgaaaatattatggttcatattattacgttaaacttaatacattttaagtaCAACAAAACTTCGTTATCACATGCAACCTTATAAGGAAGGCTTGATGTTGCCATCATTTTCTAGCTCTAATAACATTAATTAGCACAGCCTTATAACAATGCTGTTACTCTTAGAGGTATATTTGAAGCCATACTGCATCACAGTTACCCTCTGTTTCAAACATACATAAAACTAGAGATGacaaatactttaataaattacatttgaAGATTTCACTTATACCTACATAAGGtactatttaaattcaaaaataataaataaatagcatttCTACTATACAATTTTGCTACTGATGTGTGCTTCGCTAGgatgcaattttttaaaaggccactagatggcgttataAATTTACTTGCGATACTAAATTCTCCAATAGGGTATatgcatgtatttattttatatatttctaattCATTGTTTACATCAccataagcaaataaaaatgtacctatttcatataataaatcaaaaaatgcATGACACTCCATTCTCATTTCATCTTGGCTCAGGATTTGACTGTCAACACCAATATCTAACGGTAATATCTAACTGATAGGCtataataactgttttttattatatatattttgattgtCACATTCCTATAATAACCAATgagtgttttgtattttttttaatccagcgTATCTTTGcagtttcttaaaaataaatgatttacagGCGATAatgattaagaaaaataaattgcgccttatttatatttaaaccacaCGCATATTCCCTATTGCTCCATATAGTTCAAAATACAAAGCTTACACTTGCacattcaaattttattatcttaaaaatttaagattCGGAATAACAGTGAAATCACAACACCGAGACTTCTAAAATTTCacgtataataatatagtagcAAATTGATAATTAAAGTAGTGCCCAGTTGTTATAGGGACGAGATTTTAATTATCAATGCCATGTGTATGATATAAcatttttcaatacatttgcaAGTAAAAGCTACAGAAATTAAACCTAAGGTATTTTTTTGAAAGGCTTATAGGAAAACTAATAATAAGGCATTGTAGGCAGACTGcggtgatattttgattgcagTTTTCCATtacctattaattaaatttctatcatttttacctgcctttaatgtaaacaatcatATCGTAACTTtgtaatgtaaaatatgattaaataaaaagagtaGGTTCTTCTTTTActctacaagttatccctttaCTGCAACCTCACCAGATGGTAGACCAATCCCGCTTACATGGTAGGCGGTCTAATTTTTAGGGTCACGGCATATTTAATCCATACCAGCaatgtaccggaacgctaaattgaaCGCTTGACGGCACGTCTTGGTCGTTAGCGTTGttctagccatggccgaagcctccgacTAGACCAGACAAATTACCGCTggtagaacccgggacctccgacTCATAAGACCACAATGCTCAACaccgcgccagggaggtcgacaagttcaaccttttatttaactttaatactTTTAGTACGTTGTGACTTTTAGTCAATTACGTAAGGTATAATGCGTAAAGTGATGTTTGAcaactgtgaaaaaaaaaaagagtttctacaagcaaatgtattgaaaaactATTAGTTTTTGCATAAAGATTAAATTTTACAACTGGATTGAAAGCTATGCAATATATAGTCTGTATGTTACATTATACGAATGggttacattataaataataacaatgcaCTTTTTACATATGCATACCTCCAAATCCAATAATGTAAAACTATCTTTTCTTTTAACAATGAAATGATCTAAATGTAGTTTAtttgaactatattttaattattactaccACTGCAATAATACGTATTCGACAGTACTATTACTGCATAACGTATTTCACAGTGTTATTAAGTACAACATATATATGTCATGCGAAATGTATTTAAAGACACAATACTGTATGATCATGTAAAAGGcacaaacaatattaaattatttattaattaattatcccttttaataaataatgaaaccttTCATTAAATGGGCAATGTTTTATTGACGCGTTatcaatatgaaaatattttgtagttaagaaatactataaaaatagttGCTTTATTTGGcatatgaataaatacatattaatattattatgtaggaATTTACATAAAGATCGTTTTAACTTGCGATATCATATTTCGATTTCATTTTAAGTACTTAGACTAaagatataatatgtatattttaagatttGGTGTATAttgaaatgttataaaatgtatttttataatacacaaaCTGATTAATCCGGGCTTCGCATTGGAATATAAAACAAGTTTCAGATTTGCGATCGCTGTGTTTCTTAGAAGCTTAATCAAGTGACATAAGTTATCATAACATAATCATCTATGATA
The Pararge aegeria chromosome 6, ilParAegt1.1, whole genome shotgun sequence genome window above contains:
- the LOC120624513 gene encoding uncharacterized protein LOC120624513, with translation MNALLDYGTSSGSEDESADEEKPKSEDQKDSEKPKLPKPAIGENSLHTSVFSNPFAEAELAKAAILEKHVKMVPGKDNTQMINGKKICWNYRKGRCRFGHNCKYAHDSDIQKTNEELEVEKQKFKSVVCEGSGTMTSAPPPQVELEVSSPTHDDFWEGKAGQKKKRPGLSQGLIPGKKVIKMYKEQKLNDIRK